DNA from Candidatus Thermoplasmatota archaeon:
AAATGGCATTGAAGATAGCGAAGCCGTTGTATATAATAACCAAAATATTTTATCCCATCTCAGTTTTTTTAGCAACCGTTTCCAATGGCATCATAAAAATTGCGGGAGGTGAAAGAAAGAACAAAACGGCGGTTACGGAAGGGGAAATAAGGGCAATGCTTGAATTGGGCGAGGAAGATGGAGCAATAGAGATAGACGAGAAAGAGATGGTCAAAGAAGTTCTTGATTTTGATGATACAATGGCTTGGGAAGTGAAAGTGCCACGTGAAGAGATAGTATATTTAAACGAAAATGAGAGCATAGATGCTCTTATCAAAAAGTCAATAGAGACAGGATATTCACGATTCCCCATTTACAGGGATAACATTGACGACATAGTAGGCATGGTGCATGTCAAGGATACACTCACCATCGAAGATAAAAATACGCCACTAAAGGAAACACTCAGAGACATATTAAAAATAAGGGCAGGAATGAAGGCGGATGACGTTCTAAGGGAAATGCAAAGAAGAAAAATCCATCTGGCCATACTGCAGGGAGAGGATGGCAGGACGCTGGGATTGGTCACACTTGAAGACTTGATAGAAGAAGTGTTTGGGGAAATATCGGACGAGCATGATATAAAATGAAAATAGCATGTCTAATTTCTGGAGGGAAGGATTCACTGTATGCATTGTATATTGCCCTCCAGTACGGCTGGGATATAACGCATATCGTAACCATCAGCCCAAAAAAACTTTCATGGATGTATCATACAGAAAATATTCACCTCGTAGATTCGGTTGCAGAGAGTATGAGAATCCCTCTTATAAAAAAAGAAAGTTATGCGAATAAGGAAGAGGAACTGGAGGATTTAAAGTCAGCATTGAATGGACTTGCCATTGATGGCATTGTCAGCGGTGCAATAGCAAGCGAATATCAAAGAACAAGGATAGAAAAAGTATGCCATGAATTAAACATAAAATCTTTTATGCCTCTCTGGCATAAGAAAGAAGAAATCCTCATGGAAGAAATGATAGAAGCAGGATTTGATATAATGATTGTGGCGGTGGCGGCCGAGGGACTTGGAGAAAAATGGCTGGGAAGAATAATAGATAAAGATTGTCTTGAAGAATTGATACAAATTCGTGAGAGATATGATATAAATGTTTCCGGAGAGGGAGGGGAATATGAAACTTTTGTTCTTGACTGCCCGCTTTACAGGAAAAAGTTGGTTATTGAGGAATCTGAAAAAGAGCGGGACGGCGAAAGAGTAACTTTGAACATAAAAAAGGTGGGAATGAAAAGCAAGGAATAAGAAAATACCTTCTTCTCTTGTAAACACTACGTTTTTCCTGAAGTCATGGTTGCTGCAACGGCAGTTCCAATCAGGTTATTGCCAAACCGATAGGACTTTAAGTTGATTTCTGGC
Protein-coding regions in this window:
- a CDS encoding hemolysin family protein encodes the protein MIWVAIGIITIIFLIGISAFFSGSEMAFVSVSRAMVREKAKNENAKAKLLDGLLKKPDDVVSAIVVGNNLVNILASVMAGSIAVKIFGDIGIGIATALMTLALVIFGEVTPKAFGIKNEKMALKIAKPLYIITKIFYPISVFLATVSNGIIKIAGGERKNKTAVTEGEIRAMLELGEEDGAIEIDEKEMVKEVLDFDDTMAWEVKVPREEIVYLNENESIDALIKKSIETGYSRFPIYRDNIDDIVGMVHVKDTLTIEDKNTPLKETLRDILKIRAGMKADDVLREMQRRKIHLAILQGEDGRTLGLVTLEDLIEEVFGEISDEHDIK
- a CDS encoding TIGR00289 family protein encodes the protein MKIACLISGGKDSLYALYIALQYGWDITHIVTISPKKLSWMYHTENIHLVDSVAESMRIPLIKKESYANKEEELEDLKSALNGLAIDGIVSGAIASEYQRTRIEKVCHELNIKSFMPLWHKKEEILMEEMIEAGFDIMIVAVAAEGLGEKWLGRIIDKDCLEELIQIRERYDINVSGEGGEYETFVLDCPLYRKKLVIEESEKERDGERVTLNIKKVGMKSKE